A part of Homoserinibacter sp. YIM 151385 genomic DNA contains:
- a CDS encoding MFS transporter: MTDPVLVHRRTRGVLVAGQVLSGLGMGSTLSAGALLATLVSGSEAFSGAATTGSTVGAALAAVPLAALAQRLGRSSALAAGALTAAAGAFLGIVAAVLVVFPLLVLAFAMIGVGTAVNLQSRFAATDLAPPARRGRDLSIVVWATTIGAVVGPNTIGLGNRLGLAAGLPELAGPFLLTIAAQALAAVIYLVGLRPDPLLLARRLEAAAPAAAVARVDADRTTARVGIAVIGLSHATMASVMAMTPVHLTHHGATLEIVGLTISLHVAGMYALSPLWGVLSDRLGRILVIGLGQAMLLAALLCTSIGAESEAAVVVGLILLGLGWSASTVSGSALVAGATSPEHRTRIQGRSDLVMSASGGLGGALAGVVLALLGYAGLSLTAIALVAVASALLLTRVRAGRVRSVGA, translated from the coding sequence GTGACCGACCCGGTTCTCGTCCACCGCCGGACTCGCGGCGTCCTCGTCGCGGGGCAGGTGCTCAGCGGGCTGGGCATGGGGTCGACCCTCTCGGCGGGCGCCCTGCTCGCGACCCTGGTCTCCGGCTCCGAGGCCTTCTCGGGGGCGGCGACCACGGGATCCACGGTCGGCGCCGCGCTCGCGGCGGTCCCGCTCGCGGCGCTCGCCCAGCGCCTCGGACGATCCTCGGCGCTCGCCGCGGGCGCGCTGACGGCGGCCGCCGGCGCGTTCCTCGGGATCGTCGCGGCCGTGCTCGTCGTCTTCCCCCTGCTGGTCCTCGCCTTCGCGATGATCGGCGTCGGCACGGCCGTCAACCTCCAGTCGCGCTTCGCCGCGACCGACCTCGCCCCGCCCGCACGCCGCGGGCGCGACCTCTCGATCGTCGTCTGGGCGACGACGATCGGCGCCGTCGTCGGGCCGAACACGATCGGCCTCGGCAACCGGCTCGGGCTCGCGGCCGGGCTCCCGGAGCTCGCCGGCCCCTTCCTGCTCACGATCGCGGCGCAGGCGCTCGCGGCCGTCATCTACCTGGTCGGGCTGCGCCCCGATCCCCTGCTCCTCGCCCGCCGGCTCGAGGCCGCGGCCCCCGCGGCGGCGGTCGCGCGGGTGGATGCCGACCGCACGACCGCGCGGGTCGGCATCGCCGTCATCGGCCTCAGTCACGCGACCATGGCCTCCGTCATGGCGATGACGCCCGTGCACCTCACGCACCACGGCGCGACCCTCGAGATCGTCGGCCTCACGATCAGCCTCCACGTCGCCGGCATGTACGCGCTCTCGCCGCTCTGGGGCGTGCTCTCGGACCGTCTGGGTCGCATCCTCGTCATCGGCCTCGGCCAGGCGATGCTCCTCGCGGCGCTCCTGTGCACCTCGATCGGGGCGGAGTCGGAGGCGGCGGTCGTCGTCGGCCTCATCCTCCTGGGCCTCGGCTGGAGCGCGTCGACCGTCTCGGGCTCGGCGCTCGTGGCCGGCGCGACGAGTCCTGAGCACCGGACCCGCATCCAGGGCCGCTCGGATCTCGTGATGAGCGCCTCGGGCGGGCTCGGCGGGGCGCTCGCGGGCGTCGTGCTCGCGCTGCTCGGATATGCCGGGCTCTCGCTCACCGCGATCGCGCTCGTCGCGGTCGCCTCCGCGCTGCTGCTGACGCGGGTGCGGGCGGGCCGGGTGCGGTCGGTCGGCGCATGA
- a CDS encoding sugar-binding transcriptional regulator — protein sequence MNAETELLAVRAAELYYEDGKTQDEIGAILHLTRWKVGRLLTQAKEAGFIRIEIVHPRARRLPLERELRNRFGLQDAVVVPRAGAESEAELRTRVAAGAAEYLTQLRPVPRTLGISWGRTMHDVAQALGEGWANGVNVVQINGGVSLNRRASTAANTAVTIAQKAGGSATLLPSPAILEEAETRRAIERDRTVAGVLELGRSANAYVFTAGTVDPRSVLVESGYLSAEEAGELVRKGAVADVLGRFIDADGNIIDPALDERTLGLGIEDIRGAGTAIAVISGESKHDICRVVVASGLCTVLVTDDDTAQHLLEGAA from the coding sequence GTGAACGCCGAGACGGAGCTGCTCGCGGTGCGCGCCGCCGAGCTCTACTACGAGGACGGGAAGACGCAGGACGAGATCGGCGCGATCCTCCACCTCACCCGCTGGAAGGTGGGGCGTCTGCTCACGCAGGCGAAGGAGGCGGGCTTCATCCGCATCGAGATCGTGCACCCCCGCGCCCGCCGGCTGCCGCTCGAGCGCGAGCTGCGCAACCGCTTCGGGCTGCAGGACGCGGTCGTCGTGCCGCGCGCCGGCGCCGAGTCGGAGGCGGAGCTGCGCACGCGCGTCGCCGCGGGTGCCGCCGAGTACCTGACGCAGTTGCGCCCCGTGCCGCGGACGCTCGGCATCAGCTGGGGGCGCACCATGCACGACGTCGCGCAGGCGCTCGGCGAGGGCTGGGCGAACGGCGTCAACGTCGTCCAGATCAACGGGGGCGTGAGCCTCAACCGCCGCGCCTCGACGGCCGCGAACACCGCCGTCACGATCGCCCAGAAGGCGGGCGGCTCGGCGACGCTGCTGCCGAGCCCCGCGATCCTCGAGGAGGCGGAGACCCGCCGCGCGATCGAGCGCGACCGCACGGTCGCGGGCGTGCTCGAGCTGGGGCGCTCCGCGAACGCCTACGTCTTCACGGCCGGGACGGTCGATCCGCGCTCGGTCCTCGTCGAGTCCGGCTACCTCTCGGCCGAGGAGGCCGGCGAGCTGGTCCGCAAGGGCGCCGTCGCGGACGTGCTCGGCCGCTTCATCGACGCGGACGGCAACATCATCGACCCCGCCCTCGACGAGCGGACCCTCGGCCTCGGCATCGAGGACATCCGCGGCGCCGGGACCGCGATCGCGGTCATCTCGGGCGAATCGAAGCACGACATCTGCCGGGTCGTCGTCGCGAGCGGGCTCTGCACCGTCCTCGTGACCGACGACGACACCGCCCAGCACCTCCTGGAGGGAGCCGCATGA
- a CDS encoding galactitol-1-phosphate 5-dehydrogenase translates to MTEKMTAVQMHGPGDLRVEQVEIPTPGPGEMLVAVAACGVCGSDIPRMNVNGAYRHPIICGHEFSGHVTQVADDVTAFQVGDLVSVPPLLPCRRCESCLEGHFSLCEDYDYFGSRRDGAYAQFVIVPEDNALKMPEGLDPRAAAMIDPSAIALHALLRTGVGPGSRVAVIGAGPIGLFAVQWARIKGATEILAVDLNEQKAAMAVEAGATHTANGDEEARAHAGKGYDVVIESAGVPPTIALAVSLVARRGHAAFIGIPNSTVQLEKAVFSHFLRNEVTLHGSWNSFSAPFPGREWTESAERLASGELRWEFMITHELGLEALPETMKQLFDRSIFSSKVLFLPNEA, encoded by the coding sequence ATGACCGAGAAGATGACCGCCGTCCAGATGCACGGCCCGGGCGACCTCCGGGTCGAGCAGGTCGAGATCCCGACGCCGGGCCCAGGCGAGATGCTCGTCGCGGTGGCGGCGTGCGGGGTCTGCGGGTCCGACATCCCCCGCATGAACGTCAACGGCGCCTACCGCCACCCGATCATCTGCGGCCACGAGTTCTCGGGGCACGTGACGCAGGTCGCGGATGACGTGACGGCGTTCCAGGTCGGCGACCTCGTGAGCGTCCCGCCGCTGCTGCCGTGCCGGCGGTGCGAGAGCTGCCTCGAGGGGCACTTCAGCCTCTGCGAGGACTACGACTACTTCGGCAGCCGCCGCGACGGCGCCTACGCCCAGTTCGTGATCGTGCCGGAGGACAACGCGCTGAAGATGCCCGAGGGCCTCGACCCGCGCGCCGCCGCCATGATCGACCCGAGCGCGATCGCGCTCCACGCGCTGCTCCGCACCGGGGTCGGGCCCGGCTCCCGCGTCGCCGTCATCGGCGCCGGCCCCATCGGCCTGTTCGCGGTCCAGTGGGCCCGCATCAAGGGCGCGACGGAGATCCTCGCGGTCGACCTCAACGAGCAGAAGGCCGCCATGGCGGTCGAGGCGGGCGCGACGCACACCGCGAACGGCGACGAGGAGGCGCGCGCCCACGCCGGCAAGGGCTACGACGTCGTCATCGAGTCGGCGGGCGTGCCGCCGACGATCGCGCTCGCCGTGTCGCTCGTGGCGCGTCGCGGGCACGCCGCCTTCATCGGCATCCCGAACTCGACGGTCCAGCTCGAGAAGGCGGTCTTCAGCCACTTCCTCCGCAACGAGGTCACGCTGCACGGCAGCTGGAACTCCTTCTCGGCGCCCTTCCCGGGCCGCGAGTGGACGGAGTCGGCCGAGCGCCTGGCGAGCGGCGAGCTGCGCTGGGAGTTCATGATCACGCACGAGCTGGGGCTCGAGGCGCTGCCCGAGACGATGAAGCAGCTCTTCGACCGGTCTATCTTCAGTTCGAAGGTGCTCTTCCTCCCCAACGAAGCGTGA
- a CDS encoding substrate-binding domain-containing protein, translating to MKKSLLIAAMAAPALLALSACSVTTSPGGAGGGDDDGTLKVGFSQATQQSPFYVELGEGVKQAAEAADAELSYVDANGDITKQNNDIEDLITQGVDVLLVNPVDPQGIAPSIAAAKAADIPVVTVDRPAEGAIAHVGRDNVAMGELVGEAVLEALGDEGGKIIEIQGDAGGSVAMDRSQGFHDALEGASGIEFVEGPYAEYIRSNAVTAMQDLLQANSDVKVVYAHNDDMALGALQVLQENGRDDVLVAGVDGLMEAVEAIADGEQYVATSLNDPIALGATAAETAIAAAEGEDVDAEIDAGTELVTKENAADYVGDTLFALAKN from the coding sequence ATGAAGAAGTCCCTGCTCATCGCCGCCATGGCCGCGCCGGCCCTGCTCGCGCTCTCCGCCTGCTCCGTCACGACGAGCCCCGGCGGCGCCGGCGGCGGGGACGACGACGGCACGCTCAAGGTCGGCTTCAGCCAGGCCACCCAGCAGTCCCCCTTCTACGTGGAGCTCGGCGAGGGCGTCAAGCAGGCCGCCGAGGCCGCCGACGCCGAGCTCAGCTACGTCGACGCCAACGGCGACATCACGAAGCAGAACAACGACATCGAGGACCTCATCACGCAGGGCGTCGACGTCCTCCTCGTCAACCCGGTCGACCCGCAGGGCATCGCGCCCTCGATCGCCGCCGCGAAGGCCGCCGACATCCCGGTCGTCACGGTCGACCGTCCCGCCGAGGGCGCGATCGCGCACGTCGGCCGCGACAACGTCGCGATGGGCGAGCTCGTCGGCGAGGCGGTCCTCGAGGCGCTCGGCGACGAGGGCGGCAAGATCATCGAGATCCAGGGGGATGCCGGCGGCAGCGTCGCGATGGACCGCTCGCAGGGCTTCCACGACGCCCTCGAGGGCGCGTCGGGCATCGAGTTCGTCGAGGGCCCCTACGCCGAGTACATCCGCTCGAACGCGGTGACCGCGATGCAGGACCTCCTCCAGGCGAACTCGGACGTGAAGGTCGTCTACGCCCACAACGACGACATGGCGCTCGGCGCCCTCCAGGTGCTCCAGGAGAACGGCCGCGACGACGTGCTCGTCGCCGGCGTCGACGGGCTCATGGAGGCCGTCGAGGCGATCGCGGACGGCGAGCAGTACGTCGCGACCTCGCTCAACGACCCGATCGCGCTCGGCGCGACCGCCGCGGAGACCGCGATCGCCGCCGCGGAGGGCGAGGACGTGGATGCGGAGATCGACGCCGGCACGGAGCTCGTGACGAAGGAGAACGCCGCGGACTACGTCGGCGACACCCTCTTCGCCCTCGCCAAGAACTGA
- a CDS encoding YeiH family protein, which yields MRRLAPGLLAAAFLAALAWGVHAVLSAVPWLTAALVLGVAAGSIPALRARLDGALRPGVALAAKRLLRLGIVLLGLQVSLVDIAGLGWPVVLAIVALVALAFLATWGIARLLGLGREESVLLASGFAICGVSAIGAMSAARRSSEQDAAAPTALVTLYGSLAILVLPLLSPLLGLDAHGFGVWAGASVHDVGQVVATAGSAGAAALAVGVVVKLTRVLLLAPMVAGASIGTRRRLARAGGEADGSPRPPVVPLFIVGFAALVVLGTLVEVPEPVLAVAGGLQSALLATALAAIGASLRLDRLVRSGGRALAAGALAWLAILGLALGVVALAA from the coding sequence ATGAGGCGCCTCGCGCCGGGGCTGCTCGCGGCCGCGTTCCTCGCGGCGCTCGCCTGGGGCGTGCACGCGGTCCTGTCGGCGGTGCCGTGGCTGACGGCCGCGCTCGTCCTCGGGGTCGCGGCCGGCAGCATCCCCGCGCTCCGCGCCCGGCTCGACGGCGCGCTCAGGCCGGGCGTCGCGCTCGCGGCGAAGCGGCTGCTGCGCCTCGGGATCGTGCTGCTCGGGCTCCAGGTGTCGCTCGTCGACATCGCGGGGCTCGGCTGGCCGGTCGTGCTCGCGATCGTCGCCCTCGTGGCGCTCGCCTTCCTCGCGACCTGGGGGATCGCGCGGCTGCTCGGGCTGGGTCGCGAGGAGTCGGTGCTCCTCGCCTCGGGCTTCGCGATCTGCGGCGTCTCCGCGATCGGCGCCATGAGCGCCGCCCGCCGCTCGAGCGAGCAGGACGCGGCCGCGCCGACCGCGCTCGTGACCCTCTACGGCTCGCTCGCGATCCTCGTCCTCCCGCTGCTCTCGCCGCTGCTCGGCCTCGACGCGCACGGCTTCGGCGTGTGGGCGGGCGCGAGCGTCCACGATGTCGGCCAGGTCGTCGCGACGGCCGGCTCCGCGGGTGCGGCGGCGCTCGCGGTCGGCGTCGTCGTGAAGCTCACGCGCGTGCTGCTCCTCGCCCCGATGGTCGCGGGCGCCTCGATCGGGACGCGGCGGCGCCTCGCGCGCGCGGGCGGGGAGGCGGACGGCTCGCCCCGGCCGCCCGTCGTGCCGCTCTTCATCGTCGGCTTCGCCGCGCTCGTCGTCCTGGGGACGCTCGTCGAGGTCCCCGAGCCGGTCCTCGCGGTCGCCGGCGGCCTCCAGTCGGCCCTCCTGGCGACGGCGCTCGCGGCGATCGGCGCCTCGCTGCGCCTCGACCGGCTCGTGCGCTCGGGCGGCCGCGCCCTGGCCGCGGGTGCGCTCGCCTGGCTCGCGATCCTCGGGCTCGCGCTCGGCGTCGTCGCGCTCGCCGCCTGA
- a CDS encoding fumarylacetoacetate hydrolase family protein, whose amino-acid sequence MKVARFTSPGADGPRYGIVDGEDLAVLVGDPMLMPYEPTGERVPLAEAKLLAPVIPRSKVVCVGMNYAAHRKEMGHEGPDTPLIFLKPNTSVVGPGDAIRIPPVEGRIVHEGELAIVIGHVAKQVKKENWRDVVFGYTIANDVSARDQMFADGQWARAKGYDTFCPLGPWIETELDPADLEIQTWVDGEPRRHGRTSDLLHKIPELIEYISDVWTLLPGDVILTGTPDGVGGFLDGQTVDIRIEGIGTLSNPAAYRDPR is encoded by the coding sequence GTGAAGGTCGCGCGCTTCACCAGCCCGGGGGCCGACGGCCCCCGCTACGGCATCGTCGACGGCGAGGACCTCGCGGTCCTCGTCGGCGACCCCATGCTCATGCCCTACGAGCCGACGGGGGAGCGGGTGCCGCTCGCGGAGGCGAAGCTGCTCGCGCCCGTCATCCCGCGCTCGAAGGTCGTCTGCGTCGGCATGAACTACGCCGCGCATCGCAAGGAGATGGGCCATGAGGGCCCCGACACCCCGCTGATCTTCCTCAAGCCGAACACCTCGGTCGTGGGGCCGGGCGACGCGATCCGCATCCCGCCGGTCGAGGGGCGCATCGTGCACGAGGGCGAGCTCGCGATCGTCATCGGGCACGTCGCGAAGCAGGTGAAGAAGGAGAACTGGCGCGACGTCGTCTTCGGGTACACGATCGCGAACGACGTCTCCGCCCGCGACCAGATGTTCGCCGACGGCCAGTGGGCGCGGGCGAAGGGCTACGACACCTTCTGCCCGCTCGGGCCGTGGATCGAGACCGAGCTCGACCCGGCGGACCTCGAGATCCAGACCTGGGTCGACGGGGAGCCGCGGCGCCACGGCCGCACGAGCGACCTGCTCCACAAGATCCCCGAGCTCATCGAGTACATCTCCGACGTCTGGACCCTGCTGCCGGGCGACGTCATCCTCACGGGCACGCCCGACGGGGTCGGCGGATTCCTCGACGGCCAGACCGTCGACATCCGCATCGAGGGGATCGGCACGCTGTCGAACCCCGCCGCGTACCGCGACCCGCGGTGA
- a CDS encoding cytochrome b/b6 domain-containing protein, whose protein sequence is MPRNAPRSRRARLVLLVLGLLVAGAIVVVLARWLREQPAVLEFLARYPGEVAPPPGTPVGFPWWLNWSHGLNAFFLVFIVASGLRIRSKVRPPAFWTRDPVRFPRLRGAPARLSIHTWWHLVVDTLFVLNGLAFVVLLVATGQWMRIVPLSWEVVPNAVSAGLQYASFEWPVHHGWVNYNALQQLSYFATVFLAAPLALATGLRLSPGWPASWRRPSGLLGDAAARRTHAFVLWYFVGFTVVHVGLVLTTGALRNLNTMYAGRDEVSWLGAGVFAGSLLLTAAAWLLLSPRRITAIAKRTGTVRELPAPPKR, encoded by the coding sequence GTGCCGCGCAACGCCCCCCGCTCCCGTCGCGCACGCCTCGTCCTCCTCGTCCTCGGCCTCCTCGTCGCCGGCGCGATCGTCGTCGTCCTCGCGCGCTGGCTGCGCGAGCAGCCCGCCGTGCTCGAATTCCTGGCGCGCTACCCCGGCGAGGTGGCGCCGCCGCCCGGCACCCCCGTCGGCTTCCCCTGGTGGCTCAACTGGTCGCACGGGCTCAACGCCTTCTTCCTCGTCTTCATCGTCGCCTCGGGGCTGCGCATCCGCTCCAAGGTGCGGCCGCCCGCCTTCTGGACCCGCGATCCCGTGCGCTTCCCGAGACTGCGGGGCGCGCCCGCCCGCCTGTCGATCCACACCTGGTGGCACCTCGTCGTCGACACCCTCTTCGTCCTCAACGGTCTCGCGTTCGTCGTGCTGCTCGTCGCGACCGGGCAGTGGATGCGGATCGTCCCGCTCAGCTGGGAGGTCGTGCCGAACGCCGTCTCGGCGGGGCTCCAGTACGCCTCCTTCGAGTGGCCCGTGCACCACGGCTGGGTGAACTACAACGCGCTGCAGCAGCTCTCCTACTTCGCGACCGTGTTCCTCGCGGCGCCGCTCGCGCTCGCGACCGGCCTCCGTCTCTCGCCGGGCTGGCCGGCCTCCTGGCGCCGGCCCTCCGGCCTCCTCGGGGATGCCGCGGCGCGGCGCACGCACGCGTTCGTGCTCTGGTACTTCGTCGGCTTCACGGTCGTGCACGTCGGGCTCGTGCTCACGACGGGCGCGCTGCGGAACCTCAACACCATGTACGCGGGACGCGACGAGGTGAGCTGGCTCGGCGCCGGCGTCTTCGCGGGCAGCCTGCTCCTCACGGCCGCGGCCTGGCTGCTGCTCTCGCCGCGGCGCATCACGGCCATCGCGAAGCGCACCGGCACGGTGCGCGAGCTGCCCGCACCCCCCAAGCGCTGA
- the gltX gene encoding glutamate--tRNA ligase gives MSELPFTTATGTDVTVRFCPSPTGTPHVGMVRTALFNWAYARHTGGRLVFRVEDTDAARDSEESYLQLVDALRWLGIDWDEGVETGGPAGPYRQSQRGEIYQDVIARLKAAGFLYESFVTPEEMEARNREAGRDPRQGYDNHERELTEAQREAFRAEGRRPSLRLRVPDTELSYVDLIRGPVTFPAGSFTDFVVVRPNGAPLYTLVNPVDDALMGITHVLRGEDIMSSTPRQIALYLALIEIGVTDFVPRFAHMPLVLGEGAKKLSKRDPESNLFHHRDRGFVPEGLINALALLGWSIAADRDVFTTEELVAAFDIADVNPNPARFDQKKADAINGDHIRMLAPEDFESRIVPYLAGLVEQPPSPAQAAILREAAPLVQERIGVLSEARPMLEFLFTPDAELVVQDDARPREKDLDEARLVLDASIAALGRLEDFAAEPIEAALRAELIEGAGLKPRTAFGPLRAGVSGRRISPPLFESMEILGKASTLARLTAYRRTL, from the coding sequence ATGTCCGAGCTCCCCTTCACCACCGCGACCGGCACCGACGTCACGGTGCGGTTCTGCCCCTCGCCGACCGGCACGCCGCACGTCGGCATGGTCCGCACGGCGCTCTTCAACTGGGCCTACGCCCGCCACACCGGCGGCCGCCTCGTCTTCCGCGTCGAGGACACGGATGCGGCCCGCGACAGCGAGGAGAGCTACCTCCAGCTCGTCGACGCGCTGCGCTGGCTCGGCATCGACTGGGACGAGGGCGTCGAGACGGGCGGCCCCGCGGGGCCCTACCGGCAGTCGCAGCGCGGCGAGATCTACCAGGACGTCATCGCACGGCTCAAGGCCGCCGGCTTCCTCTACGAGAGCTTCGTCACCCCCGAGGAGATGGAGGCGCGCAACCGCGAGGCGGGCCGCGACCCCCGCCAGGGCTACGACAACCACGAGCGCGAGCTCACCGAGGCGCAGCGCGAGGCGTTCCGCGCAGAGGGTCGCCGGCCCAGCCTCCGCCTCCGGGTGCCGGACACCGAGCTCAGCTACGTCGACCTCATCCGCGGCCCCGTGACCTTCCCGGCCGGGAGCTTCACCGACTTCGTCGTCGTGCGCCCGAACGGCGCCCCGCTCTACACGCTCGTGAACCCCGTCGACGACGCGCTCATGGGGATCACGCACGTGCTCCGCGGCGAGGACATCATGTCCTCGACGCCCCGGCAGATCGCGCTGTATCTCGCGCTCATCGAGATCGGCGTCACGGACTTCGTGCCGCGCTTCGCCCACATGCCGCTCGTGCTCGGGGAGGGGGCGAAGAAGCTCTCGAAGCGCGACCCCGAGTCGAACCTGTTCCACCACCGCGACCGCGGCTTCGTGCCGGAGGGGCTCATCAACGCCCTCGCCCTGCTCGGGTGGTCGATCGCGGCCGACCGCGACGTCTTCACGACCGAGGAGCTCGTCGCGGCCTTCGACATCGCCGACGTCAACCCGAACCCGGCCCGCTTCGACCAGAAGAAGGCCGACGCGATCAACGGGGACCACATCCGCATGCTCGCCCCGGAGGACTTCGAGTCGCGCATCGTGCCCTACCTCGCGGGGCTCGTCGAGCAGCCGCCGAGCCCTGCGCAGGCGGCGATCCTGCGGGAGGCCGCCCCGCTCGTGCAGGAGCGGATCGGCGTGCTGAGCGAGGCGCGGCCGATGCTCGAGTTCCTGTTCACGCCGGACGCGGAGCTCGTCGTCCAGGACGACGCCCGCCCGCGCGAGAAGGACCTCGACGAGGCGCGCCTCGTGCTCGACGCCTCGATCGCGGCCCTCGGGCGACTCGAGGACTTCGCCGCCGAGCCCATCGAGGCGGCGCTGCGCGCGGAGCTCATCGAGGGCGCCGGCCTGAAGCCGCGCACCGCCTTCGGCCCGCTGCGTGCGGGCGTGAGCGGCCGCCGCATCAGCCCGCCGCTGTTCGAGAGCATGGAGATCCTCGGCAAGGCGTCGACGCTCGCGCGTCTCACCGCCTACCGCCGCACCCTCTGA
- a CDS encoding FGGY-family carbohydrate kinase codes for MTYFLSIDIGTESARAAVYTDAGVRVGDGVASYPTAFPRPGWAEQDPLQWWASAAEASRQALAEAGTSAVAGIGVATTSSSVAVLDEHGRPLRPALLWMDARAAAQSRRTAEVDHPALRYAGGSDSSEWLVPKAMWLAEHERDLYDRAAHIVEAVDYLTFRLTGEWVGSRLNATCKWNLDSRDGGLPAELYAALGVPELADKLPADIREVGAPAARITDEAAAKLGLVNRPVVGVGGIDAHLSLVALAGHSANPVSIVAGTSNAFIAELEEPVFSPTIWGPYPRALSERWLVEGGQVSAGSALTWLAERVLGFGRERIQALIADAGAIAPGSHGLLALDNLMGNRTPLRDPELRGAVLGLSLATTPAELYRASVESVAFGTRQVLDSFADAGVDTSDVYLTGGIRHNSLWLQTTADVLGRPVHLVDGENLTLMACAAIGMSASGETGSLAAAAERLRPAARRVEPDPAYRAVLEESYALYREATTVTTALHHRLAARSGAVHS; via the coding sequence ATGACGTACTTCCTGTCCATCGACATCGGAACCGAGAGCGCGCGCGCCGCGGTCTACACCGACGCGGGCGTCCGCGTGGGCGACGGCGTCGCGAGCTACCCGACGGCGTTCCCGCGCCCGGGCTGGGCCGAGCAGGATCCGCTGCAGTGGTGGGCGAGCGCGGCGGAGGCCTCGCGGCAGGCGCTCGCCGAGGCGGGGACCAGCGCGGTCGCCGGCATCGGGGTCGCGACGACCTCCTCCTCGGTCGCGGTGCTCGACGAGCACGGGCGGCCGCTCCGCCCGGCACTGCTCTGGATGGATGCGCGCGCGGCGGCGCAGTCGCGGCGGACCGCGGAGGTCGACCACCCGGCGCTGCGCTACGCGGGCGGCTCCGACAGCTCGGAGTGGCTCGTCCCGAAGGCGATGTGGCTCGCGGAGCACGAGCGCGACCTCTACGACCGCGCGGCGCACATCGTGGAGGCCGTCGACTACCTGACCTTCCGGCTGACGGGGGAGTGGGTGGGCTCGCGGCTCAACGCGACCTGCAAGTGGAACCTCGACAGCCGCGACGGCGGGCTCCCGGCGGAGCTCTACGCCGCGCTCGGCGTCCCGGAGCTCGCCGACAAGCTGCCCGCCGACATCCGCGAGGTCGGTGCGCCGGCCGCCCGGATCACCGACGAGGCGGCGGCGAAGCTCGGGCTCGTGAATCGACCCGTCGTCGGCGTCGGCGGCATCGACGCGCACCTCTCGCTCGTGGCCCTCGCGGGGCACAGCGCCAACCCGGTGTCGATCGTCGCGGGCACCTCCAACGCCTTCATCGCGGAGCTCGAGGAGCCCGTCTTCTCGCCGACCATCTGGGGCCCCTACCCGCGCGCGCTGAGCGAGCGCTGGCTCGTCGAGGGCGGCCAGGTCTCGGCCGGCTCCGCGCTGACCTGGCTGGCCGAGCGCGTCCTCGGCTTCGGCCGGGAGCGCATCCAGGCCCTCATCGCGGATGCCGGCGCGATCGCGCCCGGCTCGCACGGCCTCCTCGCGCTCGACAACCTCATGGGCAACCGGACGCCGCTGCGCGATCCCGAGCTGCGCGGCGCCGTCCTCGGCCTCTCGCTCGCGACGACGCCCGCCGAGCTGTACCGGGCCTCGGTCGAGTCGGTCGCCTTCGGCACCCGGCAGGTCCTCGACTCCTTCGCGGACGCCGGGGTCGACACCTCGGACGTGTACCTCACGGGCGGCATCCGGCACAACAGCCTCTGGCTGCAGACGACGGCCGATGTCCTGGGCCGTCCCGTGCATCTCGTCGACGGCGAGAACCTGACCCTCATGGCGTGCGCCGCGATCGGGATGTCGGCCTCGGGCGAGACGGGATCGCTCGCGGCCGCGGCGGAGCGGCTCCGTCCCGCGGCGCGGCGCGTCGAGCCGGACCCCGCGTATCGGGCCGTGCTCGAGGAGTCCTACGCGCTCTACCGGGAGGCGACGACCGTGACGACGGCGCTCCACCATCGGCTCGCGGCCCGCTCGGGGGCGGTGCACTCGTGA